The nucleotide window gagaggCTGGAAAGCATACCACATATGAGAAAAAAGTTGACATCAGTTGTAACATCTAACATTTATTTACTGTTCAGCATGAATTAAGAACTTTAAATACATGGTCTCAGTGAATCCTCATAAATGCAAGGGATTAGTTCTGCTGTATGCCTATTTTCAGGTGGGGAAAGTAAGGTCCAGGAGTAAAGAATACCTAacccatttttttccattaaaagaaaTACCAGGCTGCTCAGGATGGCTGAAGCACGTGGTTGTGGCatggaagaaggaaaatataTAGATGATTCACTTTGGCTAGATAATAAACAGGCTAGAATGCTAGACTCTTTCAGTGAATCAGACTTAAAAGGAACTCAAATGAACTAAATAGGAAGTAAAAAGTAAGACCCTctgtatatgtaaaataaaacaaagcaaaacaaagctaTACTCTACATATTAATTAAAACAGCCCAAGATCAGCAATCCTTGAGCATCCCTTTCAATGTCAAAGCACAAAATGGCAGTCCGCAGTCACAGCTGAAAGAGATGTGAGTGCCTTTTCCAATACAACCCTCTGCTTACAGAAGTGGGCAAACTGAGGCTGAAAGACAGTTGATTATGTTCAGATGTTTTACTCAATTTaagctttaaattaaaaatatgtatatatgtgagcATATGACTACATAATTCTtgccaattcttttcttttttttccttttctttttttttcttttttttttttttgagaaggagtctcactctgtcacccaggctggagtgcaggggcgtgatctctgctcactgcaagctccgcctcccaggttcacgccattctcctgcctcagcctcccgagtagctgggactgcaggcacctgccaccacgcctggctaattttttgtattttttttagtagagacggggtttcaccatgttagccaggatggtctcgatctcctgacctcatgatgcacccacctcagcctcccaagccaaTTATTTTCATACTATTATTGAGAACTGACAACAAAGATAATACTAAAAACTTGAAATCCCCTGACATTCATACACAGCCCATAAAATCATTAAGTTGTGTTCTCATCTGTGCTTTAATTATAATATGATGCTATTACTCCGCTGAGTTTTTTGGTAGCCAGATGTACATAAGGCCTTTAGCACAGACAGATCCCATAAGTGGACATGCATTAATCCCCACACCTAAATGTCTTGTAAATAAAAGATATACCAGAACATCAAAGGATGTTCTGTTTTCACAGAGATTAGTAAAGTggcttggcttttttcttttgtttgatcaGCTGTTAGAAATTAACTTCCTCTAAACCAGCCACATTCAAATGTGTATTATCTaacacaaatattttctataaaatattaagaTCCTCTTAAATGTTTATATGACACTATCAGTTAGTTTATACTACAAGGATTTATATTGAGCATACATATTTATGTTTGGTTTTTATTCCAGTAGCTATGCAGAAATGCAGTTGATAGCTAAAACACACATCCCCCAAAAGATATCTCTTTAGGTCTCAGGAAGTTAAATTAGCAATGTTTTCATTCTGTCTTGAGTGATCCCATTTAGCATGTTGTTATAAGACTACCACCTTTACTGAGTgtttaagaataatttttgtgtttgtatttgaCTCCCATATTGATAAAATTAAGAGAAGACTTGAGATGTCTCCTTCAGCTATTTCATAATTATGATTTTGAGCTCCAATACCTGCAATATAGATAGCATTCAGTGAGGTAAGCCAATATGCATTTCTTGCAACCTATAGCACTTCCAGAAGAAATCTTATAATAAAAGTGATATTTCTCCCTgagaaaaaatatcttaaaagctTGCCTTTAAAACAGTCATTTAGCACTGTTCAATTAGAGAGGATTGTCAAAGAAGATACAAAAGCAACGGTATTTCTCTAGATACATGTTTACAAACTAGAAACAAATTCAGAACCTAATTTTAGCTATTTAAGCCAGATATTTTCTCAACCACTAAATGActtttttccttccatcttttcatatgttatgtattttacatatcaACCTGGTAGATAGTTGGATTTTTCAGCCTAACTATTCATACATACTCATCTCAATAGTCCAACATATAATTTAGGTGTATTTAATGTGTAATTAATGTTTATGCCAGCCTCTCCCAGTAATTATCATTGAATTAAAGTTTGAATGCATAGAGTTATGTGAAATTACTTCTGTTTAAAATGACTCATGTTATAATAgttatcatttaaaatgtaaactttattGCCACTGAGAATTTTAAATAGATGTTTGTGAACATTGGAGTGCCCATCTCAAATAACTTTACTGAAACCACCACTCAAACTTATTATGTATTATTGAACAGAAAGATTTACCCAATAGAAATCAAATTCACATTTTTCATAATTTcaccataattttattttatatttacagtttTCAATTTCTAATGCAAGGGTCTTGGGGAAGATTTGGAGGATTAGGGAAGAGAGATGGGGTGTGGGGGCGAGGGATCAGAGGTCTGATATGGACAATACTAATTAAGAAAGCTAACAGGATGTGAAAGTCTTCCAGAAGAAATTCTTGCAGCCAGCTTTGCGTTCTCGGGGTGCCATAGCCGGGTTTGAGTTAGCAGATCTCTGCAGCTCAAGCCTCATTTCATCCTGCTCAGCAGCCTGGGACAGATCTTCAGGTTCCAGGGCATCATTCTCCGTCTGGTTGGGTTCAGAGAGCAGCTCTGCCAAGAAGTACTTGGCCAGTTCCTGTATAGGGCAGAAGggataaaaaaaaagagaaagagaagtgggGAGGACAATGGAAAAAATTTGAAAAGCCTAAATTAAAGAACAGATTTGGTCACACACAAAATCCAGTTTTTACAGCTGCGCATTTTCGGTCACATTTAAAATCAATCAAGGATATAAAAATAAGGATAGTTGCTATAATTACCGAGTTATAAAAGCTCAAAAAGCCTTTAAGAGCTCAAATGTTTCTGCAACCTTTCTGTCCCTGTAgacttaacacacacacacacacacgcacacacacacgcacacacacattaaGACCGTTCTGTTAAGATAAAGTGTGTGCCAACAGTTTAATTCAATTTTCATATCACGAGCTACAAAGTAGAATTGTTTTACCATTTTTACCAAGTAAACTGTAGGGGAACGAGACTTCTCACAATCTGGAACATACGGCGTTCCGTCTTTAGATTGCCCCTTTGCCCTAGTCCCGACGACGTTTGGAAGTGAGGCACGTTAAGAGGTAGCAGCTTCAGAGGTCTGCGTTTCAGCACCTGGGTCAGCGCTTCCCAGGGTCAGCACCAGGGATAGACGCCATCATCGCTTCGTGCCCAGACAACTACCCAGGTTTTGGAATTTTCTTGAATGCCGAGTAAGAACTCACCTGAACTGCGACCGACTGCGCTTatcatgggggaaaaaaagagttaGAAGGGGATTCTAGCCTTTGAAAGTTTTCTCAAGAGCTTTGGGAGCTGAGGGACCCAGAAAAGCACCGAAACTCTTTAGAAGGACGGAGCATCCCTTACGTCCAAACCAATGGGGCAGGAGCAAGGCTTAGGGAGGGCTGGAGAATCCGGGAGACGTCGAGGGAGTCTCCTTACCTGCTTCCCTGCGGCAGCAGCCAGGGACTTCTGCAGAAACTGACGGAGTCTGGGGTCCGAGGGAGCGCCGGTGACACCGCCCAGGGCCAGGACGATGGACAGCGCAGCCAGCGCGCACTGGAGGCGGCAGGACAGCATCTCGGCGGCGCCGGGAAAGCCGAGCTGGAGAGTGGCTGGTCAAACTCTAGGCGCGGATCAGCAGGCAGCAGCGATGGCTCCGAACCTCGCTCCTAAAGCGGCTTGTGTGCTCTCAACCGTCTCCCTCTGTTTTAAACTCTCTCTCTGACGTCAGGCTAGGAGGCGCCCCCAGATCTCACCAGCCCTTTTACGCACCATTAGCCTCGCAAAATCAATCACAGAAGACAGGGGAGGCGACAAGATCTAAAGtggcttactttaaaaaaaaaaaaaatactgcacacgcacaggcacacacaatTCCACATGCCCCACGATTTATACAATCTTTTATTTTCACTCAGTGCTATGAGCATACACATTCCATAATTTCACTCCCACACATGCACAGTCAATTACACACAAACAGAGCCTCAAACACTCAGCTCTTAAAGAGCAAATATACTATCACCCTTAAATGCACATAAATGTACCCAGACAACTCCATCTGTCATCATACTGTAACATTTTAGGAAGGCCAAACAAGCAAAAGGTCATGTGTATGGCAGGTGGAGATCAGAATCATTCCTCTAATAACAGATTTGAGAATGAAATATGGACAGTAGAAGGACTGCGCCCTCTTTATTTCCTCCATTATCTCATAAAAAGGCTTGAAGATGTAAAGGGGCTCTAAAAGAACTTCACTTTTCTCTACAATGGGGGAGAAGGTACCTCTGgctcaccctccctccctctttctcaacAACTGAGACTTCTGATCTACCTGCCTTTCTATTGTGACCATATATaggtatgagtgtgtgtatatgtacgggagggaaagagagagaaagagattgaagTTGACTTCATTTTGATGCTGAGAAATTTAGAGTTGGACGGCAATCTAAGAAATTATTCAATAAACCTCAGAATTTGAATCAGTAAGGCAGAGTAATGGTCAGTAAATTGTTTTCATTCACATACTGCACACTTTGAGGAAAACCAGACCTCCACATTCCAAAGCCAGTGTTCCTTCTACTGAGCTCTGAGTTTTCTAACAGATTCCTGGCCAGTAAGCATAGTTTTATGTCAGGAAGCCCCACTTTAGACATATAAGGTCTAGGAACTCCCAGAACATATGTGACCACTTTGTATATCTATATGTAGAAAGGATCAAAAGATTCTTAGTTAAATTCAGCTCTGCCTGATCTCCTAGAAACAAAGAAAGTTTAAGAAAACCTGTCCTTGAATTCTGATTGAACTCTGGTTAAATGTTTACTGTTCAGGCCAGAGTTCTGACTGCTTTTATATAAATAGTTCCTTACTGAGGAAGGACCAGCTAATTTCCTAGCATGGATGAGGAAAGATCCCTTAAAAATCCCCTACAGGATCTTTAAGAGCTGATATCTTATGAGCTTCAAAAAAGCCAATATTAGCTAAAAAGATATGCTGCATCTTTGGAAACCATGCGAAGCTCAcattatgtattaaaatattctcAGTACTTAGACCCAAACCACAGTGTTGAGAGGCAGAAGGGTTTGGGAAGTATCCTGAATGGCTTGAATAATTGTCACTATTTCtttttgtgcctgtaatccaaggcAAAGAGGAAATGCACAGCAAGAAGTGTTAAAGCTTCCAGGTCTTGACAAGGCCAGCCAAGACTAAGCACAAAGTGGGGCATTAAAAAGTCATTCACATGTGTTGGAGTAGTCTAAGAGATTAATGAATCTGGAGCTGTGGAACCCAGTCCTAGGAAATACACGTTATATTCTCTGAATCTTGCAACTCTCTCTGGCCTCTAACTAAGGACTCAGAGTTTAGTTCTATCACTGTGACTGTCTCTAGTTACCTCCAAATGATCTCATATCTCCTGTACCCAGGATGTGGTCTTTGGCATTTCCACTGAGTAGGAAAGGAGGATTTTTCTAAAGCAGGACCAGCCGAAGAACAAATAGCAGCTCCCCATCTTCTCCTGTGCTCTAGGatctcttctgtctcttttccCAGATGCTTGCTTCCCTCCTTCCACATCCCTGTCCTCTCCCTCTacactttctcctccttcttaTTCCTCCTTTTAGTTAACCTTTCTGCAAATTTATCTTTCAGAATTTTCCTCACTCAATCCTTCTTTTGTCCCCTTTCTTGACTCTGTATCctcattcctttgtttttcttgctcttCTCAATCATTTTCTGACTTTGGTCTGGGTCAGCCCAGCTCTTTCCCTGCCTTCTCACCCTGCTTAGCCAGTGCCTATCCCAGTCTCTGCCTCAAGACATCTCTCCTTCTCttgtctctcctctt belongs to Pongo pygmaeus isolate AG05252 chromosome 2, NHGRI_mPonPyg2-v2.0_pri, whole genome shotgun sequence and includes:
- the SST gene encoding somatostatin — protein: MLSCRLQCALAALSIVLALGGVTGAPSDPRLRQFLQKSLAAAAGKQELAKYFLAELLSEPNQTENDALEPEDLSQAAEQDEMRLELQRSANSNPAMAPRERKAGCKNFFWKTFTSC